The window CGGGGGTAAAAGACAGCTTAAAATCGCCGCTTTTGTAGGTTGTCATGGCTTCCGCCCATACCTGTTCGATATAGGCTCTGGAAGCGGCTTCATCGTCCAAAATGTGTACCTCGGCCCGTTCGGGGTAGACCATGACCGGCAGGAAGCGCCGGTTCCCGGAACGGTCAAGGGGCAGGAAGTCCAGGGCGTTGGAAGTCCCGCCGAACACGCACTGCCGCAGCCTGTCCTCCGGGTGGGTTTCGTAGGGGATTTTATAGACCTCCTTCTGGCGGCTTAAAAATGACTTGATTTCCTCTATGCTCTTGGCGTTGGCGGTGGCAATCATCTCCGACATTTCAATTATCCAGTGGCCTTGCAGCTTGCGGTACACGTTATCATCGTCCAGCTTCCGCAAATCATCGGAAAACCATTCGTCTTTCACGGCCAGCAGCCGGAAGAAGGTGGATTTCCCGGCTCCCTGACCGCCTACCAGACAGAGCATGACCTCAAACTTACAGCCGGGGCAGAACGCCCGGTGGATGGCTCCCAGCAGGAACAGCCGCAGCGATTGGAAGGTGTAGTTGTCTGTATCGGCTCCCAGAAAGTGCCGCAGGCAGTAGCGGATACGCTCTTTCCCGTCCCAGACAAGGCCACTTAGGTAGTCCCGGATGGGATGGTAGCTGTTGGCGTCTGCGGCCAGATCGGCGGCGTCTGCTATCTTTT of the Luxibacter massiliensis genome contains:
- a CDS encoding virulence-associated E family protein, which codes for MLESTEKGGVRNSIQNCLTVFQHDPELSGAVAKNLLTERIDLLKPIGRKRRTGSKAMTDTDMKYIRLYLEKTYGLTSEKKIADAADLAADANSYHPIRDYLSGLVWDGKERIRYCLRHFLGADTDNYTFQSLRLFLLGAIHRAFCPGCKFEVMLCLVGGQGAGKSTFFRLLAVKDEWFSDDLRKLDDDNVYRKLQGHWIIEMSEMIATANAKSIEEIKSFLSRQKEVYKIPYETHPEDRLRQCVFGGTSNALDFLPLDRSGNRRFLPVMVYPERAEVHILDDEAASRAYIEQVWAEAMTTYKSGDFKLSFTPEMIQYLKEHQRDFMPEDTKAGMIQAYLDRYTGSAVCSKQLFKEALNHPFDEPKQWEIREVNDIMNHGITGWKYFSNPRIFEGYGRQKGWEREAPATGADNGREKTPDGFVEVTEQMELPF